A single window of Martelella sp. NC20 DNA harbors:
- the proX gene encoding glycine betaine/L-proline ABC transporter substrate-binding protein ProX: protein MKNNLTKLTAALMLGAASLAPAAAFAADGPGDGKTIKMAQADWDTGWFQAEIYKQMFEDLGYSVTGPMTLGASAFYQAVSQGDVDLWVNGWFPLHETYKPTFEGKAKVDGAVAKGGALQGYLVDKAAVEEFDIKTLDDFKRPEVKEAFDRNGDGKADLVACPPGWGCELTITQHMEDFDLGDDINPIKAGYSASMADAIASYQNGEHILFYTWTPNWTVDQLKPGEDVVWIEVPQKEGVDLPAPAKGLETCVADPCYMGFVANDIVPVVNDEFLADNPAVDALLKEVSIPLPDIFAQNTAMNNGNDDVKAQATEWIKNNQDTVDGWLEKARAAAG from the coding sequence ATGAAAAACAATCTCACCAAACTGACCGCCGCCCTGATGCTCGGCGCTGCCAGCCTCGCGCCGGCCGCAGCCTTTGCCGCGGACGGCCCGGGCGATGGCAAGACCATCAAGATGGCCCAGGCCGACTGGGACACCGGCTGGTTCCAGGCCGAAATCTACAAGCAGATGTTCGAGGATCTCGGCTACAGCGTTACCGGTCCGATGACGCTCGGCGCCTCCGCCTTCTATCAGGCCGTGTCGCAGGGCGATGTCGACCTCTGGGTCAATGGCTGGTTCCCGCTGCACGAAACCTACAAGCCGACCTTCGAAGGCAAGGCCAAGGTTGACGGCGCGGTCGCCAAGGGCGGCGCCCTTCAGGGCTACCTCGTCGACAAGGCGGCCGTCGAAGAGTTCGACATCAAGACCCTGGACGACTTCAAGCGTCCGGAAGTCAAGGAAGCCTTCGACCGCAATGGCGATGGCAAGGCCGATCTGGTTGCCTGCCCGCCAGGCTGGGGCTGCGAGCTGACGATCACGCAGCATATGGAAGACTTCGATCTCGGTGATGACATCAACCCGATCAAGGCCGGCTATTCCGCCTCGATGGCGGACGCGATCGCGTCCTACCAGAATGGCGAGCACATCCTGTTCTACACCTGGACGCCGAACTGGACCGTCGACCAGCTGAAGCCGGGCGAGGACGTCGTCTGGATCGAAGTGCCGCAGAAGGAAGGCGTCGACTTGCCGGCTCCGGCCAAGGGTCTCGAAACATGCGTCGCCGATCCGTGCTACATGGGCTTCGTCGCCAACGACATCGTTCCGGTCGTCAATGACGAATTCCTAGCCGACAACCCGGCGGTCGATGCGCTTCTGAAGGAAGTCTCGATCCCGCTGCCGGATATCTTCGCCCAGAACACTGCCATGAACAATGGTAATGACGACGTCAAGGCGCAGGCCACCGAGTGGATCAAGAACAATCAGGACACGGTTGACGGCTGGCTTGAAAAGGCCCGCGCCGCCGCAGGCTGA
- a CDS encoding MFS transporter, which produces MEGNMMDAINNDPGTVAESHSVQHYIDEHPYWADGTAAPAPQMTMMQWRIWCLSVAGKFFEGLVVFMTGVAMPLIAREFGLNAAQHGLVGSASLFGILIGASALGSLSDRFGRKRVFIFEIGLFIVFLGLIVFTPNFPWLIVCLFGMGLALGCDYPTAHLVISESTPSRTRGGLVLSAFGFQAVGALFGTILGYIILTLDPSVGAWRWMYGCAIIPALAVFAGRFFIPESPHWLAVRGRERAAETELQKLLHRQPRYPKKISINDRQNKNDAKQHAIGYRGLFQKQNRRALILASVPWFLQDLGTYGIGIFTPTILAATVGHERAHAQNIADLVHNDLIAAKGAALLDVLLLVGIVAAVLLADRLGRIRLQVFGFIGCAAGLFIAAQAGSYSGMTQTTLIFTGFMLFNFMTNLGPNAQTYLIAGEVFPTRIRGTGAGFAASFAKIGACLTAFLFPVLLADIGTTALLYALVATSLAGAVVTFFYRIETNGISLDAS; this is translated from the coding sequence ATGGAAGGGAATATGATGGACGCTATCAACAACGATCCGGGGACTGTGGCAGAGAGCCACAGCGTTCAGCACTATATCGATGAGCATCCCTACTGGGCGGACGGTACGGCAGCGCCGGCGCCGCAGATGACAATGATGCAGTGGCGTATCTGGTGCCTTTCGGTTGCCGGCAAGTTCTTCGAGGGGCTTGTGGTCTTCATGACCGGCGTCGCCATGCCGCTGATCGCCCGCGAATTCGGCCTCAACGCCGCCCAGCATGGTCTTGTCGGCTCGGCCTCGCTGTTCGGCATTCTGATCGGCGCGAGCGCGCTGGGCAGCCTTTCGGATCGCTTCGGGCGCAAGCGGGTCTTCATTTTCGAGATCGGGCTGTTCATTGTCTTTCTTGGGCTGATCGTGTTCACGCCGAATTTCCCGTGGCTGATCGTCTGCCTGTTCGGCATGGGGCTCGCGCTTGGCTGCGACTACCCCACGGCCCATCTCGTGATTTCCGAGAGCACGCCGTCGCGCACCCGCGGCGGACTTGTTCTTTCCGCCTTCGGCTTTCAGGCGGTCGGTGCGCTGTTCGGCACAATCCTCGGCTATATCATCCTCACGCTCGATCCATCGGTCGGCGCATGGCGCTGGATGTACGGTTGCGCGATCATTCCCGCGCTGGCGGTCTTTGCCGGCCGTTTCTTCATACCGGAAAGTCCGCATTGGCTGGCGGTACGGGGCCGGGAGCGCGCTGCCGAGACCGAGCTGCAAAAGCTCCTTCACCGCCAGCCGCGCTATCCGAAGAAGATTTCGATCAATGACCGTCAGAACAAAAACGACGCCAAGCAGCACGCCATCGGCTATCGCGGCCTGTTTCAGAAGCAGAACCGCAGGGCTCTCATCCTGGCCTCGGTGCCATGGTTCCTTCAGGACCTCGGCACCTATGGCATCGGTATCTTTACCCCGACGATCCTGGCCGCGACCGTGGGCCATGAGCGTGCGCATGCCCAGAATATTGCCGACCTCGTGCACAATGATCTCATCGCCGCAAAGGGCGCGGCGCTGCTCGACGTGCTTCTGCTGGTCGGCATTGTCGCAGCCGTCCTGCTCGCCGACAGGCTCGGGCGGATAAGGTTGCAGGTTTTCGGCTTCATCGGCTGCGCCGCGGGGCTGTTCATCGCCGCCCAGGCCGGCTCCTACAGCGGTATGACGCAGACCACACTGATCTTTACCGGCTTCATGCTGTTCAACTTCATGACCAATCTCGGCCCCAATGCGCAGACCTATCTGATCGCCGGCGAGGTGTTCCCGACGCGGATCAGGGGAACGGGAGCCGGGTTCGCCGCCTCGTTCGCCAAGATAGGGGCCTGCCTCACGGCCTTCCTGTTTCCGGTCCTGCTCGCCGATATCGGCACGACGGCATTGCTCTACGCCCTTGTGGCCACATCGCTTGCCGGCGCGGTGGTGACGTTCTTCTACCGCATCGAGACAAACGGCATCAGCCTGGATGCGTCCTAG
- a CDS encoding HU family DNA-binding protein, giving the protein MRKGGNMNKSELVASVAEKAGLSKTDAASAVDAVFDAVQGELKNGGEVRLAGFGAFTVSHSAARKGRNPSTGAEVDIPARNVPKFTAGKGLKEACNS; this is encoded by the coding sequence TTGAGAAAGGGTGGAAACATGAACAAGAGTGAACTCGTAGCATCCGTAGCCGAAAAGGCTGGCCTGTCGAAGACCGACGCGGCTTCCGCTGTAGATGCCGTATTTGACGCCGTTCAGGGCGAACTGAAGAATGGCGGCGAAGTCCGTCTGGCCGGCTTCGGCGCTTTCACGGTATCCCACAGCGCCGCGCGCAAGGGCCGCAATCCTTCGACCGGTGCTGAAGTTGATATCCCGGCGCGCAACGTTCCGAAGTTCACGGCCGGCAAGGGCCTCAAGGAAGCTTGCAACTCCTGA
- a CDS encoding IS110 family RNA-guided transposase encodes MTFLHHPPCRCLGVDVAKDTIAVFDGRIATVIPNQRKQIRHFLRKCDVDLVICEPTGGYEIILMEECRGLKLPLHRADTRKLKAFIRSRGRLGKSDAIDAREMVAYGLERWATLPLWHAEDPCEARLKALVRRRADLVAMRVAEQNRAKAPSARELGGRDLAATFKALLTVLNRQIVLVDKAISALMRSASLVQRARTATAMKGIGETTAAALIAAIPELGKMDRKQAAALAGLAPHPNESGNKIGYRRMRGGRPAVRTILFMPAMQAAQGRGEFVEFYKRLIHNGKKPIVALAAVMRKIVITLNARFRDQLSQQS; translated from the coding sequence ATGACCTTTTTGCATCATCCCCCGTGCCGTTGCCTTGGCGTCGATGTCGCCAAGGACACCATCGCCGTTTTTGACGGCCGCATCGCGACGGTCATTCCCAACCAGCGAAAACAGATCCGGCACTTCCTGCGAAAGTGCGATGTCGACCTGGTCATTTGCGAGCCCACCGGCGGCTACGAGATCATCTTGATGGAAGAATGCCGGGGCCTGAAACTTCCGCTCCATCGCGCCGACACACGCAAGCTCAAGGCTTTCATCCGGTCACGCGGCCGCTTGGGCAAGAGCGATGCGATCGATGCGCGGGAAATGGTCGCCTATGGGCTGGAGCGATGGGCAACCCTGCCTTTATGGCATGCGGAGGACCCCTGTGAGGCAAGGCTCAAGGCTCTCGTGCGCCGCCGCGCCGATCTGGTGGCCATGAGGGTGGCCGAGCAGAATCGCGCCAAGGCCCCAAGCGCGCGCGAACTGGGCGGGCGCGACCTGGCCGCCACCTTCAAGGCCCTGCTCACTGTCCTCAACCGGCAGATCGTGCTTGTCGACAAAGCCATCAGTGCGCTGATGCGCTCCGCATCCCTTGTGCAGAGGGCCAGGACCGCAACCGCCATGAAGGGTATCGGCGAAACGACGGCCGCAGCCCTCATTGCCGCCATACCGGAACTGGGGAAGATGGACCGAAAGCAAGCAGCGGCTCTGGCGGGCCTGGCGCCTCATCCAAACGAAAGCGGCAACAAGATCGGCTACCGCAGGATGCGCGGTGGACGGCCAGCCGTGCGAACGATCCTGTTCATGCCCGCCATGCAGGCCGCACAAGGAAGGGGCGAATTCGTCGAATTCTACAAACGCCTCATCCACAACGGTAAAAAGCCAATCGTCGCCCTCGCCGCGGTCATGCGAAAGATAGTCATCACATTGAATGCAAGGTTCAGAGACCAGCTAAGCCAACAGAGTTGA
- a CDS encoding ABC transporter permease yields MFDPSQYFTIPFDSWVNDFVRGFLVPNFRPFFRALQVPVNQVLMALDTFLAFVPMLVMTAIFALLAWRIVGRTMAIVTIVGFLFVDLIGLWPDTMTTLAMILTSVIFCTVLGVPVGILVARSDTMWRIVRPILDVMQTVPSFVYLVPIVMLFGVGMAPGIIATIIFALPPIIRMTNLGIRNVRTDLIEASEAFGANYSQTLFEVQLPLAMRTIMAGLNQTLMLAMSMVVIAALIGAGGLGQVVNTGLGRLDVGGATAGGVGIVVLAIVLDRITQGLVEPSDPNRMTFRQALGTLFSGQKKTAE; encoded by the coding sequence TTGTTCGATCCATCGCAGTATTTCACCATTCCCTTCGATAGTTGGGTAAACGACTTCGTCCGCGGCTTTCTGGTTCCGAATTTCCGGCCGTTCTTCCGCGCGCTTCAGGTGCCCGTCAACCAGGTCCTGATGGCGCTCGACACCTTCCTCGCCTTCGTTCCGATGCTGGTGATGACGGCGATCTTTGCGCTGCTGGCCTGGCGCATCGTCGGCAGGACGATGGCGATCGTCACCATTGTCGGCTTCCTGTTCGTTGATCTCATCGGACTGTGGCCGGACACGATGACGACGCTCGCCATGATCCTGACCTCGGTGATCTTCTGCACCGTTCTCGGGGTTCCGGTCGGCATTCTCGTTGCCCGCAGCGACACGATGTGGCGCATCGTCAGACCGATCCTCGACGTGATGCAGACCGTTCCGAGTTTCGTCTATCTGGTTCCGATCGTGATGCTGTTCGGCGTCGGCATGGCGCCGGGCATCATCGCCACCATCATTTTCGCGCTGCCGCCGATCATCCGCATGACCAATCTCGGCATCCGCAATGTGCGCACCGATCTGATCGAGGCCTCAGAGGCCTTCGGCGCCAATTATTCGCAGACCCTGTTCGAAGTTCAACTCCCGCTTGCCATGAGAACCATCATGGCGGGGTTGAATCAGACCCTCATGCTCGCCATGTCCATGGTTGTCATCGCAGCGCTGATTGGCGCGGGCGGCCTCGGACAGGTCGTCAACACCGGCCTCGGCCGGCTCGATGTCGGTGGTGCTACCGCCGGCGGCGTCGGCATCGTGGTGCTTGCCATCGTGCTCGACCGCATAACCCAGGGCCTTGTCGAGCCTTCGGATCCCAACCGGATGACATTCCGTCAGGCGTTGGGTACGCTTTTCAGCGGTCAGAAAAAGACCGCCGAATAA
- a CDS encoding TetR/AcrR family transcriptional regulator, with product MSDDTDIEAHFSPRQQAVLEQALRLLVEGGEKSVTTAGIARAASCSKESLYKWFGDRDGLLAAMVVYQASKVRTFESAGHRLDGDELKRHLTAFGQDLLEVLAGDVSLALNRLAIGRVTRDGQKLGRMLLERGRAQIDQRARALLEDGRRSGVLLFDNGDEAYRVLYGLIVGDSHVRQLLGEVADRGMFRRRAERAVERFWLLYAAK from the coding sequence TTGTCCGACGATACCGACATCGAAGCCCATTTTTCGCCCCGCCAGCAGGCGGTGCTCGAGCAGGCGCTCCGGCTTCTGGTCGAGGGTGGCGAGAAGTCCGTGACGACGGCGGGGATAGCGCGCGCGGCAAGCTGCTCGAAGGAGAGCCTCTACAAATGGTTCGGCGATCGAGACGGGCTGCTTGCAGCGATGGTCGTCTATCAGGCCAGCAAGGTTCGCACCTTCGAAAGCGCGGGCCATCGCCTTGACGGTGACGAACTCAAGCGGCATCTGACGGCCTTCGGGCAGGATCTGCTGGAAGTGCTTGCGGGCGATGTCTCGCTGGCGCTGAACCGGCTGGCGATCGGCCGCGTGACGCGGGATGGACAAAAACTGGGCCGCATGCTGCTTGAGCGCGGGCGCGCGCAGATCGACCAGCGGGCCCGGGCGCTTCTGGAAGACGGCAGGCGTTCCGGCGTGCTGCTGTTCGACAATGGCGACGAGGCCTACCGGGTGCTTTACGGGCTGATCGTAGGCGACAGTCATGTGCGCCAGCTTCTGGGCGAGGTTGCCGACCGCGGCATGTTCCGGCGGCGCGCCGAGCGAGCGGTTGAACGTTTCTGGCTGCTTTACGCGGCCAAATGA
- a CDS encoding aminotransferase-like domain-containing protein — protein sequence MLDWESIYATRAKRMGASEIRELLKLLDQPDIISFAGGIPDPALFPAAAFQKAYSDILGGAEAGQALQYSVSEGYVRLREWIVQRMNARGINADIGNIFITSGSQQALDYLGKMLLSPGDTALVQWPTYLGALQAFNAYEPRYDRLDLSRNTAPEDYANAAREAGSRVKFAYLSADFANPTGECLTPMEREKLLDIADALDIAVIEDAAYRALRYEGERQQTLLAMDCARSGGIENTRTLYCGSFSKTLSPGLRVGWVCAATPIIRRLVLAKQAADLHSPTINQMAVVRVAEAGFDAQAEKIIAVYRERRDAMLKALAEHMPDGVSWTKPQGGMFVWLTLPEHIDGAALLKESLKEAKVAFVPGNAFYADGSGKNHLRLSFSCSQPAAIDEGMRRLGALIGSEVAAAA from the coding sequence ATGCTCGACTGGGAATCAATCTATGCCACCCGCGCCAAACGGATGGGCGCGTCCGAAATCCGCGAACTTCTGAAGCTGCTCGACCAGCCGGACATCATTTCGTTTGCCGGCGGTATTCCCGATCCCGCGCTGTTTCCGGCGGCGGCCTTCCAGAAGGCCTATTCCGATATTCTTGGCGGCGCGGAAGCCGGGCAGGCGCTGCAGTACTCTGTCAGCGAGGGCTATGTGCGGCTGCGCGAGTGGATCGTGCAACGCATGAATGCGCGCGGCATCAACGCCGATATCGGCAATATCTTCATCACCTCCGGCTCCCAGCAGGCGCTCGATTATCTCGGCAAGATGCTGCTGTCGCCGGGCGACACCGCGCTGGTGCAGTGGCCGACCTATCTCGGCGCGCTGCAGGCCTTCAATGCCTATGAGCCGCGCTATGACAGGCTCGACCTTTCCCGCAACACGGCGCCGGAAGATTACGCCAACGCCGCCCGCGAAGCCGGAAGCCGGGTGAAATTCGCCTATCTCTCGGCCGATTTCGCCAATCCGACCGGCGAATGCCTGACGCCGATGGAGCGCGAAAAGCTGCTCGATATTGCCGACGCGCTCGACATTGCCGTGATCGAGGATGCGGCTTACCGGGCATTGCGCTACGAGGGCGAGCGCCAGCAGACGCTGCTCGCCATGGATTGCGCGCGCTCCGGCGGCATCGAGAACACCCGCACGCTTTACTGCGGCAGTTTTTCGAAGACGCTGTCGCCGGGCCTGCGCGTAGGCTGGGTTTGCGCGGCAACGCCGATCATCCGCCGGCTGGTGCTGGCAAAGCAGGCCGCCGATCTGCACTCGCCGACGATCAACCAAATGGCCGTCGTGCGCGTCGCCGAAGCCGGATTCGATGCCCAGGCCGAGAAGATCATTGCCGTCTACCGCGAGCGTCGCGACGCAATGCTGAAAGCGCTTGCCGAGCACATGCCGGATGGCGTGAGCTGGACAAAGCCGCAGGGCGGCATGTTTGTCTGGCTGACCCTGCCCGAACATATCGATGGCGCGGCACTGCTCAAGGAATCGCTGAAGGAAGCCAAGGTGGCGTTTGTCCCCGGCAACGCATTCTACGCAGACGGAAGCGGCAAGAACCACCTTCGCCTGTCGTTCTCCTGTTCGCAGCCTGCGGCGATCGATGAGGGGATGCGCCGGCTTGGCGCCCTGATCGGCAGCGAAGTCGCCGCAGCCGCCTGA
- a CDS encoding IS5 family transposase (programmed frameshift) yields MMRRRFDLTDFEWAVIEPLLPNNSRGVPRVDDRRVINGILWRFRTGSPWADVPERYGPHTTCYNRFVRWRRAGVWDHLLTAISSAFDGDIQMIDSSCVRVHQHGATGKKGGANRSMGRSRGGLTTKIHALVDADGLPIDLRLSEGQHADCRYAEDLLTRLHAGTTLLADRGYDTNAIRATATQAKAFANIPAKRNRKKTFAFSSFLYRYRNLVERFFNRIKEARGIATRYDKRADNYLAAIKLFSVRLWLKRYESTA; encoded by the exons TTGATGCGCCGACGTTTTGACCTGACGGATTTCGAGTGGGCGGTGATCGAGCCGCTTCTGCCCAATAACAGCCGCGGCGTACCGCGGGTCGATGACCGCCGTGTGATCAACGGCATACTCTGGCGCTTTCGTACCGGCAGCCCATGGGCCGATGTTCCGGAACGCTATGGCCCTCACACCACCTGTTATAATCGCTTTGTCCGCTGGCGGCGGGCTGGTGTCTGGGATCACCTTCTCACGGCGATTTCTTCCGCCTTCGACGGCGATATTCAGATGATCGACTCGTCTTGTGTTCGCGTGCATCAGCATGGCGCCACCGGTAAAAAGGGGG GCGCCAATCGAAGCATGGGACGTTCCAGAGGCGGCCTGACAACGAAGATCCACGCTCTCGTCGATGCCGATGGGCTGCCGATTGATCTTCGCCTCTCAGAAGGTCAGCATGCTGATTGTCGCTACGCCGAAGATCTGCTCACCAGACTTCATGCCGGAACGACGCTTTTGGCAGATCGTGGCTATGACACCAACGCCATCCGCGCCACGGCAACTCAGGCGAAGGCATTCGCCAACATCCCGGCGAAGCGAAACCGAAAAAAGACCTTCGCTTTCAGTTCGTTCCTCTATCGCTATCGAAACCTCGTCGAGCGGTTCTTCAACCGCATCAAAGAAGCGCGTGGAATTGCAACGCGTTACGACAAACGCGCCGACAACTATCTCGCGGCAATCAAGCTCTTCTCTGTGCGACTATGGTTAAAGCGTTACGAGTCTACGGCCTAG
- the ilvC gene encoding ketol-acid reductoisomerase → MRVYYDQDADLNLVKSRKVAIIGYGSQGRAHALNLKDSGAENVAIALRAGSSTAKKAEADGFEVKTVAEAAAWADLMMMATPDELQAGIYNSEIAPNIRDGAAIAFAHGLNVHFGLIEAKPSVDVIMIAPKGPGHTVRGEYQKGGGVPCLVAVHQDASGNALDVALSYASGVGGGRSGIIETTFQEECETDLFGEQVVLCGGLVELIRAGFETLVEGGYAPEMAYFECLHEVKLIVDLIYEGGIANMNYSISNTAEWGEYVTGPRIITAETKAEMKRVLKDIQTGRFTAEWMQEWHSGAARFKATRRLNDHHQIEEVGEKLRGMMPWIKKGALVDKDRN, encoded by the coding sequence ATGCGTGTTTACTACGATCAGGATGCTGATCTCAATCTCGTCAAGAGCCGCAAGGTAGCGATCATCGGCTATGGCTCGCAGGGCCGCGCCCATGCGCTGAACCTGAAGGACAGCGGCGCCGAAAACGTCGCCATCGCGCTGCGCGCCGGTTCGTCCACCGCCAAGAAGGCGGAGGCCGACGGCTTCGAGGTCAAGACCGTCGCCGAGGCTGCGGCCTGGGCCGATCTGATGATGATGGCGACGCCTGACGAATTGCAGGCCGGCATCTACAACAGCGAAATCGCGCCGAACATCCGCGACGGCGCCGCGATCGCTTTCGCGCACGGCCTCAACGTCCATTTCGGCCTGATCGAAGCCAAGCCGTCTGTCGATGTCATCATGATCGCGCCGAAGGGCCCCGGCCACACCGTGCGCGGCGAATACCAGAAGGGCGGCGGCGTTCCCTGCCTCGTTGCCGTGCATCAGGATGCCTCCGGCAACGCGCTTGACGTCGCGCTGTCCTATGCCTCCGGCGTTGGCGGCGGCCGCTCGGGCATCATCGAGACGACCTTCCAGGAAGAGTGCGAGACCGATCTGTTCGGCGAACAGGTGGTTCTGTGCGGCGGTCTGGTCGAGCTGATCCGCGCCGGCTTCGAAACCCTGGTCGAAGGCGGCTACGCCCCGGAAATGGCCTATTTCGAATGCCTGCACGAAGTGAAGCTGATCGTCGACCTGATCTATGAAGGCGGCATCGCCAACATGAACTACTCGATCTCCAACACGGCCGAGTGGGGCGAATATGTCACCGGCCCGCGGATCATCACCGCCGAGACCAAGGCCGAGATGAAGCGCGTTCTGAAGGACATCCAGACCGGCCGCTTCACCGCCGAATGGATGCAGGAATGGCATTCCGGCGCTGCCCGCTTCAAGGCCACCCGCCGCCTCAACGATCATCACCAGATCGAGGAAGTCGGCGAGAAGCTGCGCGGCATGATGCCCTGGATCAAGAAGGGCGCACTGGTCGACAAGGACCGCAACTAA